TGATAAAGATTTTAGAAAATTTTTCTTCTTCGATTTTGTATCCCATTCATTAATATTCCCCCTGCAACAGATACATTCAATGAATCGATTTTACCATAGAGAGGAATCTTGACAAGGAAATCGCATTTCGATTCAGTTAATCGCCGCATTCCTTCGCCTTCCCTGCCTAGAACTAAAGCAAGCGGAAGGTCTACATCAATTTGATCAATTGTTTTTTCTGCCCTCGATGAAGTGCCAATTATCCATATTCCTTTTTCTTTCATCGCATCAATCGAGCGGGCGAGATTTGTAACCTTACAAATTTTAACGTGCTCAATTGCGCCGGCAGATGCTTTTGCCGCTGTGCTGTTTAAGCTTGCCGAATTATCTTTTGTAACAACTATTCCGTGAGCGCCCATACATTCAGCAGTGCGGATTAAAGCTCCGGCATTATGAGGATCCTGAATATTGTCAAAAATGAGAATGAATGGTTTTTGGTTTTTATTTTCCGCCTCGCTGATGATGTCCTCAATCTCAAAATATTTTCTATCAGAAATGAATGCAGCTATTCCCTGAGCCGGCAGGTCTTTTGTTATCTCTTGAAATTTTTGTTTGTTAATTTCAACAACTTTTACATGCTTATCGTGAGCAAATTTAAGTATCTCACCTAACGACCCCCCTTTACAGCCAAATAGGACAAATATTTTCTCAATTGATTTTCCCGACTTAAGCGCTTCAAGAACAGGATGCCGACCAACAATTAAACTCATTTACAAAATTACTTTTTGGGTTTCGGAGTATATTTCACGGTCGTTGGATCGAATCGTTTTAAGTCTGATTTTTTTTTGTAGAAAATGATCCCTGTTATTCCAATTAGAATTAATATCACTGAAATAATTTGTGCCTCAGATAGACCAAATAGCAATTGCGGGTTTATCCGAATAAATTCAACAGCAAAACGTGAAAGCCCATGAAGAATCAGAAAGTACATGAATAAATTTCCATCCGGAAAATTTTTCTTTCTAATCTTCCAAAGAATTAAGAAAATGATTACAGCAAGAATGAACTCATAAACCGGAGTGGGATGACAAAGTATACCTTCAGGAACGTTGCCATCGGGATAAAGATATTTCAAAGCTAATGAAGGAGGATATGTACCTGCAGAGTAATCCGTTCCCCAAGGTAAAGTTGTTGGAATTCCATAATCCCCGTCACCGGCAAGATGACAGCCCATACGTCCAATCCCGTAACCAATCGCTAAAGCAGGCGAAACAGAGTCAGCAATCACAAAGAATGGTAAATTTCTTCGGCGTGAATTTATCCAAATTGCAATTACCGCAAGAATAAATCCCCCATACCAGGTTAATCCGCCGGCCGAAAAAGCTTCGCCAATTGGATCTTGAATAAAGGTATCCCACGTTTCGAATAAATGAAACATTTTTGCTCCAATAATTCCGAAGATCAATGCAAGTAATGTTATCTCAGTGGCTAAATCGGTATGAATTTTCTTCCGTTTGAACTCAATTGATAGCAGATAGCTTGCAACTATAAATCCGATTCCAAGCATCAAGCCATAGCTATAAACTGTAAACGGTCCAATTTCAAAAAGTTGTGGGCACATAAATTATCCTATATATTCTACAAATTTCTTGTGTTTCTTATTATCCTTTAAAAATTCTCTTTCTAAGATAACGCTTCTTTCATAAGAATTTATTTTCAGATCGAACGAATTTGTCTCACCATTTTTTTTTATTATATGGAAAGTATATAAACCAATTAAAGATGGAAGCTTAATTCTTACCGAAGCTTTTCCTGCATAAGGGAAAGATATATCCTTTGAATTTAATCCTTTGATCTTGATTTTATACTCTCTATTCTGATTTGATAAAATATAATCAATGACATATCTGAATGAAGCGAATTCCCTGTAAGTCAACAGCTCGATTATAAAAAAATTTTTCTTCAAAATTTCGTCGAATTCAAAAACAGGTTTAATTTGATATTCGTATTTAAGTGTCCACCCTGTCGATTCGTCAATAATAGCTAATTCACTTGCGGGTTTTTCTTTTTTTGTTCTTACCATAAGTCAAATGAAGTAAGCAAAACTACTAGCTTGAGGCAAGTTTATTTTTGAGAATTTTCTGCACATCTTTTAACTCAATAAGTTCTTGCTCGCCGCTGGATAAATTCTTCAGCGTTATATTTCCTCCATGCATTTCTTCGCCAACAATTATAACAAATTTGGCATTCTGTCGATTGGCTTCTCTCATTTGAGCTTTAAGACTGCGGTCTAATAAATCTATTTCGCATGCGATATTTGCACGTCTAATTTCTGTTACAATATTGAACGCCGAATTTTTAAAATCACTTTTTACTGTGCAAACGAAACAATCTAACTTTGTTTCTTCAGATTGTTCATATTTTTCAGCTGCTAATAAAATTCTTTCGATGCCGCACGCCCATCCAATTCCTGGTGTTTCCTTCCCCCCAAGTTGAGAAACCAAAAGATCGTACCTACCACCTCCGCAAATTGCATCCTGTGCACCAAGATCGCTTGATGTAAATTCAAAGGCTGTTTTTGTGTAATAGTCCAGGCCTCTGACAAGATTAGGATTGAGTAAAAACTTAATTTGATTCATAGTCAAAAACTCTTTTAATCCATCGAAATGGGATTTACAGTCATCGCACAAATTCTCAAGTATCGAAGGCGCATCATTTTTCAGTAGGGTATCTTGTTCATCTTTCGAATCAAGAATTCTAAGAGGGTTTTTATCCAATCTCGTTCTACTGTCTTCTGAAAGTTTATCAACGAATTGAGAGAAGTATTCCCTTAATTTTTCTACATAAATCGATCGGCATACCGGACATCCAACACTATTTAAATGCAACTCTAAATTTTTGACATTCAATCCGCGAAGCATTTCATCAGCAAGAATTATTAACTCCCCATCAGCAATAAAACTTTTTGTACCAAATATCTCTGCTCCTACTTGATGAAATTGTCTAAAACGACCTGCTTGAGGTCTTTCCTGCCGAAACATCGGTGCGATATAATATAGTTTATTTACAGGACGGATTTCACCAAGATTGTGCTGAATAAATGTACGCACTACTGCTGCAGTCATTTCTGGTTTTAACGTTAGGCTGGCTCCGCTTTTATCCGTGAAAGTATACATCTCTTTTCCGACAATGTCTGTTTCATCCCCAATACCTCGCGCAAATAGACTTGTTTCTTCAAAAACTGGGGTTCGGATTTCCGTAAAGTTGAAATGCTTCATCAATTGGTGAATGTAAGACTCAAGCCGCTGCCAACGAAAAATTTCAGGTTGGAAAATATCTTTTGTACCGCGAATAGATTTAAACATTATCGATTAATTAGGAAAAAAATTATTTTATATAATAAGATGACAAATC
This Ignavibacteria bacterium DNA region includes the following protein-coding sequences:
- the rlmB gene encoding 23S rRNA (guanosine(2251)-2'-O)-methyltransferase RlmB, which produces MSLIVGRHPVLEALKSGKSIEKIFVLFGCKGGSLGEILKFAHDKHVKVVEINKQKFQEITKDLPAQGIAAFISDRKYFEIEDIISEAENKNQKPFILIFDNIQDPHNAGALIRTAECMGAHGIVVTKDNSASLNSTAAKASAGAIEHVKICKVTNLARSIDAMKEKGIWIIGTSSRAEKTIDQIDVDLPLALVLGREGEGMRRLTESKCDFLVKIPLYGKIDSLNVSVAGGILMNGIQNRRRKIF
- the lgt gene encoding prolipoprotein diacylglyceryl transferase is translated as MCPQLFEIGPFTVYSYGLMLGIGFIVASYLLSIEFKRKKIHTDLATEITLLALIFGIIGAKMFHLFETWDTFIQDPIGEAFSAGGLTWYGGFILAVIAIWINSRRRNLPFFVIADSVSPALAIGYGIGRMGCHLAGDGDYGIPTTLPWGTDYSAGTYPPSLALKYLYPDGNVPEGILCHPTPVYEFILAVIIFLILWKIRKKNFPDGNLFMYFLILHGLSRFAVEFIRINPQLLFGLSEAQIISVILILIGITGIIFYKKKSDLKRFDPTTVKYTPKPKK
- a CDS encoding histidine--tRNA ligase; the encoded protein is MFKSIRGTKDIFQPEIFRWQRLESYIHQLMKHFNFTEIRTPVFEETSLFARGIGDETDIVGKEMYTFTDKSGASLTLKPEMTAAVVRTFIQHNLGEIRPVNKLYYIAPMFRQERPQAGRFRQFHQVGAEIFGTKSFIADGELIILADEMLRGLNVKNLELHLNSVGCPVCRSIYVEKLREYFSQFVDKLSEDSRTRLDKNPLRILDSKDEQDTLLKNDAPSILENLCDDCKSHFDGLKEFLTMNQIKFLLNPNLVRGLDYYTKTAFEFTSSDLGAQDAICGGGRYDLLVSQLGGKETPGIGWACGIERILLAAEKYEQSEETKLDCFVCTVKSDFKNSAFNIVTEIRRANIACEIDLLDRSLKAQMREANRQNAKFVIIVGEEMHGGNITLKNLSSGEQELIELKDVQKILKNKLASS